Proteins from a genomic interval of Harpia harpyja isolate bHarHar1 chromosome 9, bHarHar1 primary haplotype, whole genome shotgun sequence:
- the KCTD15 gene encoding BTB/POZ domain-containing protein KCTD15 isoform X2, which yields MSRLSLTRSPVSPLAAQGIPLPAQLTKSNAPVHIDVGGHMYTSSLATLTKYPDSRISRLFNGTEPIVLDSLKQHYFIDRDGEIFRYILSFLRTSKLLLPDDFKDFNLLYEEAKYYQLQPMIKELERWKQEKEQRKHFQPCDCLVVRVTPDLGERIALSGEKALIEEIFPETGDVMCNSVNAGWNQDPTHVIRFPLNGYCRLNSVQVLERLFQKGFNVAASCGGGVDSSQFSEYVLCREDRRPQPTPTIRIKQEPLD from the exons ATGTCCCGTCTGTCTCTAACACGGTCCCCGGTTTCTCCTCTGGCTGCTCAAGGAATTCCTCTCCCAGCTCAACTGACCAAGTCGAACGCTCCCGTGCACATCGATGTAGGAGGACACATGTACACCAGCAGCCTGGCTACCTTGACAAAGTACCCAGACTCCAG aataagTCGTCTGTTTAATGGCACAGAGCCTATTGTCTTGGACAGTTTAAAACAACATTATTTCATTGATCGAGATGGTGAAATTTTCAGATATATATTAAGCTTCCTAAGGACATCTAAGCTACTGCTCCCAGATGACTTTAAG gacttTAATCTTTTATATGAAGAAGCAAAGTATTACCAGCTGCAGCCAATGATTAAGGAACTTGAGCGATGGAAACaagagaaagaacaaaggaaacatttccagcCTTGTGACTGCTTGGTTGTAAGAGTGACTCCAGATCTGGGGGAAAGAATTGCATTGAGCGGGGAGAAAGCTTTAATAGAAGAGATCTTCCCGGAGACTGGGGACGTCATGTGTAACTCCGTAAACGCAGGCTGGAACCAGGACCCTACCCACGTTATTAGGTTTCCTTTGAATGGATACTGCCGGTTGAATTCAGTGCAG GTGCTCGAAAGGTTATTTCAGAAGGGATTTAACGTGGCAGCTTCGTGCGGTGGTGGGGTGGATTCCTCTCAGTTCAGTGAATACGTGCTGTGTCGCGAAGACAGACGACCACAACCTACCCCAACAATCAGAATAAAACAGGAGCCCCTGGACTAG
- the KCTD15 gene encoding BTB/POZ domain-containing protein KCTD15 isoform X1, which produces MEGRSMSRLSLTRSPVSPLAAQGIPLPAQLTKSNAPVHIDVGGHMYTSSLATLTKYPDSRISRLFNGTEPIVLDSLKQHYFIDRDGEIFRYILSFLRTSKLLLPDDFKDFNLLYEEAKYYQLQPMIKELERWKQEKEQRKHFQPCDCLVVRVTPDLGERIALSGEKALIEEIFPETGDVMCNSVNAGWNQDPTHVIRFPLNGYCRLNSVQVLERLFQKGFNVAASCGGGVDSSQFSEYVLCREDRRPQPTPTIRIKQEPLD; this is translated from the exons GAGGGAAGAAGCATGTCCCGTCTGTCTCTAACACGGTCCCCGGTTTCTCCTCTGGCTGCTCAAGGAATTCCTCTCCCAGCTCAACTGACCAAGTCGAACGCTCCCGTGCACATCGATGTAGGAGGACACATGTACACCAGCAGCCTGGCTACCTTGACAAAGTACCCAGACTCCAG aataagTCGTCTGTTTAATGGCACAGAGCCTATTGTCTTGGACAGTTTAAAACAACATTATTTCATTGATCGAGATGGTGAAATTTTCAGATATATATTAAGCTTCCTAAGGACATCTAAGCTACTGCTCCCAGATGACTTTAAG gacttTAATCTTTTATATGAAGAAGCAAAGTATTACCAGCTGCAGCCAATGATTAAGGAACTTGAGCGATGGAAACaagagaaagaacaaaggaaacatttccagcCTTGTGACTGCTTGGTTGTAAGAGTGACTCCAGATCTGGGGGAAAGAATTGCATTGAGCGGGGAGAAAGCTTTAATAGAAGAGATCTTCCCGGAGACTGGGGACGTCATGTGTAACTCCGTAAACGCAGGCTGGAACCAGGACCCTACCCACGTTATTAGGTTTCCTTTGAATGGATACTGCCGGTTGAATTCAGTGCAG GTGCTCGAAAGGTTATTTCAGAAGGGATTTAACGTGGCAGCTTCGTGCGGTGGTGGGGTGGATTCCTCTCAGTTCAGTGAATACGTGCTGTGTCGCGAAGACAGACGACCACAACCTACCCCAACAATCAGAATAAAACAGGAGCCCCTGGACTAG
- the KCTD15 gene encoding BTB/POZ domain-containing protein KCTD15 isoform X3, whose product MECRCYQCCRISRLFNGTEPIVLDSLKQHYFIDRDGEIFRYILSFLRTSKLLLPDDFKDFNLLYEEAKYYQLQPMIKELERWKQEKEQRKHFQPCDCLVVRVTPDLGERIALSGEKALIEEIFPETGDVMCNSVNAGWNQDPTHVIRFPLNGYCRLNSVQVLERLFQKGFNVAASCGGGVDSSQFSEYVLCREDRRPQPTPTIRIKQEPLD is encoded by the exons ATGGAGTGCAGATGCTACCAGTGCTGCAG aataagTCGTCTGTTTAATGGCACAGAGCCTATTGTCTTGGACAGTTTAAAACAACATTATTTCATTGATCGAGATGGTGAAATTTTCAGATATATATTAAGCTTCCTAAGGACATCTAAGCTACTGCTCCCAGATGACTTTAAG gacttTAATCTTTTATATGAAGAAGCAAAGTATTACCAGCTGCAGCCAATGATTAAGGAACTTGAGCGATGGAAACaagagaaagaacaaaggaaacatttccagcCTTGTGACTGCTTGGTTGTAAGAGTGACTCCAGATCTGGGGGAAAGAATTGCATTGAGCGGGGAGAAAGCTTTAATAGAAGAGATCTTCCCGGAGACTGGGGACGTCATGTGTAACTCCGTAAACGCAGGCTGGAACCAGGACCCTACCCACGTTATTAGGTTTCCTTTGAATGGATACTGCCGGTTGAATTCAGTGCAG GTGCTCGAAAGGTTATTTCAGAAGGGATTTAACGTGGCAGCTTCGTGCGGTGGTGGGGTGGATTCCTCTCAGTTCAGTGAATACGTGCTGTGTCGCGAAGACAGACGACCACAACCTACCCCAACAATCAGAATAAAACAGGAGCCCCTGGACTAG